From a region of the Oryza sativa Japonica Group chromosome 6, ASM3414082v1 genome:
- the LOC4340902 gene encoding protein LE25 yields MATMKAKAEDAASSAKAGVHKAKATAGEKVEKATTGDPMKKREAEERKEDRKLEAESDERVEKEGHADEKSGKHTFTTATG; encoded by the exons ATGGCGACCATGAAAGCCAAGGCCGAGGACGCGGCATCCTCCGCCAAGGCCGGCGTCCACAAGGCCaaggccaccgccggcgagaaG GTGGAGAAGGCGACGACGGGGGACCCGATGAAGaagcgggaggcggaggagcggaAGGAGGACAGGAAGCTGGAGGCGGAGTCCGACGAGCGCGTCGAGAAGGAGGGCCACGCTGACGAGAAGTCCGGCAAGCACACCTTTACCACCGCCACGGGGTAG